In a single window of the Salvelinus alpinus chromosome 15, SLU_Salpinus.1, whole genome shotgun sequence genome:
- the cdk10 gene encoding cyclin-dependent kinase 10 isoform X2: MRFGNCRSVKEFEKLNRIGEGTYGIVYRARDTRSDDIVALKKVRMDKEKDGIPISSLREITLLLKLRHPNIVELKEVVVGSHLESLFLVMSYCEQDLASLLENMPTPFSEAQVKCIALQLLRGLDHLHLNFILHRDLKVSNLLMTDKGCVKIADFGLARCYGIPLQPMTPRVVTLWYRAPELLLGTKTQTTALDMWAVGCILAELLAHKPLLPGGSEIQQVDLIVQLLGTPNENIWPGFTRLPLVGQYSLRKQPYNNLKNKFTWLSDAGLRLLNLLFMYNPLRRATAKDCLESSYFKEKPLPCEADLMPTFPHHRNKRAAPAVESQSKRNKV, from the exons ATGAGG TTTGGGAACTGTAGGAGTGTGAAGGAATTTGAGAAACTGAACCGAATCGGCGAGGGAACATATGGAATTGTGT ACAGAGCCCGAGACACCAGGTCTGATGATATTGTAGCACTGAAGAAGGTCCGGATGGACAAGGAAAAGGATG GGATCCCTATCAGTAGTCTGAGAGAGATTACCCTGTTGCTCAAACTCAGACACCCCAACATAGTGGAGTTAAAGGAGGTGGTGGTGGGAAGTCACCTGGAGAG tCTCTTCCTAGTTATGAGTTACTGTGAGCAGGACCTGGCCAGTCTGCTGGAAAACATGCCAACACCGTTCTCAGAGGCACAG GTGAAGTGTATAGCTCTGCAGCTGCTGAGAGGTCTGGATCATCTTCACCTCAACTTTATTCTGCACAG GGATCTGAAGGTGTCCAATCTGCTGATGACAGACAAAGGCTGTGTAAAGATTG CTGACTTTGGCTTGGCACGTTGCTACGGTATCCCCCTACAGCCTATGACGCCCCGGGTGGTGACATTGTG GTACAGAGCCCCAGAGCTCCTCCTAGGGACCAAGACTCAGACCACAGCCTTAGACATGTG GGCGGTGGGCTGCATCCTGGCTGAGCTGCTTGCACATAAACCTCTGCTGCCAGGAGGTTCTGAGATCCAACAAGTGGACCTCATAGTGCAACTGTTGGGTACCCCTAATGAAAACATCTGGCCG GGCTTCACTCGTCTTCCCCTAGTTGGACAGTACAGTTTGAGGAAACAACCATACAACAATTTGAAGAATAAGTTCACCTGGTTGTCTGATGCAGGGCTGCGTTTACTCAACCTTCTCTTCATGTACAATCCTCTACGCAG GGCCACAGCTAAGGACTGCTTGGAGAGTTCCTACTTTAAGGAGAAACCTTTGC CTTGTGAGGCTGACCTGATGCCAACCTTCCCTCATCATCGCAATAAAAGGGCAGCCCCAGCTGTAGAGAGCCAATCGAAACGCAATAAAGTGTAA
- the cdk10 gene encoding cyclin-dependent kinase 10 isoform X1, whose product MENAADTDPDPIKLKSIKNNRTFTVPQKHRFGNCRSVKEFEKLNRIGEGTYGIVYRARDTRSDDIVALKKVRMDKEKDGIPISSLREITLLLKLRHPNIVELKEVVVGSHLESLFLVMSYCEQDLASLLENMPTPFSEAQVKCIALQLLRGLDHLHLNFILHRDLKVSNLLMTDKGCVKIADFGLARCYGIPLQPMTPRVVTLWYRAPELLLGTKTQTTALDMWAVGCILAELLAHKPLLPGGSEIQQVDLIVQLLGTPNENIWPGFTRLPLVGQYSLRKQPYNNLKNKFTWLSDAGLRLLNLLFMYNPLRRATAKDCLESSYFKEKPLPCEADLMPTFPHHRNKRAAPAVESQSKRNKV is encoded by the exons ATGGAGAACGCTGCAGATACTGACCCGGACCCCATTAAGCTGAAGTCGATCAAGAACAACAGAACGTTCACAGTACCGCAAAAACACAGG TTTGGGAACTGTAGGAGTGTGAAGGAATTTGAGAAACTGAACCGAATCGGCGAGGGAACATATGGAATTGTGT ACAGAGCCCGAGACACCAGGTCTGATGATATTGTAGCACTGAAGAAGGTCCGGATGGACAAGGAAAAGGATG GGATCCCTATCAGTAGTCTGAGAGAGATTACCCTGTTGCTCAAACTCAGACACCCCAACATAGTGGAGTTAAAGGAGGTGGTGGTGGGAAGTCACCTGGAGAG tCTCTTCCTAGTTATGAGTTACTGTGAGCAGGACCTGGCCAGTCTGCTGGAAAACATGCCAACACCGTTCTCAGAGGCACAG GTGAAGTGTATAGCTCTGCAGCTGCTGAGAGGTCTGGATCATCTTCACCTCAACTTTATTCTGCACAG GGATCTGAAGGTGTCCAATCTGCTGATGACAGACAAAGGCTGTGTAAAGATTG CTGACTTTGGCTTGGCACGTTGCTACGGTATCCCCCTACAGCCTATGACGCCCCGGGTGGTGACATTGTG GTACAGAGCCCCAGAGCTCCTCCTAGGGACCAAGACTCAGACCACAGCCTTAGACATGTG GGCGGTGGGCTGCATCCTGGCTGAGCTGCTTGCACATAAACCTCTGCTGCCAGGAGGTTCTGAGATCCAACAAGTGGACCTCATAGTGCAACTGTTGGGTACCCCTAATGAAAACATCTGGCCG GGCTTCACTCGTCTTCCCCTAGTTGGACAGTACAGTTTGAGGAAACAACCATACAACAATTTGAAGAATAAGTTCACCTGGTTGTCTGATGCAGGGCTGCGTTTACTCAACCTTCTCTTCATGTACAATCCTCTACGCAG GGCCACAGCTAAGGACTGCTTGGAGAGTTCCTACTTTAAGGAGAAACCTTTGC CTTGTGAGGCTGACCTGATGCCAACCTTCCCTCATCATCGCAATAAAAGGGCAGCCCCAGCTGTAGAGAGCCAATCGAAACGCAATAAAGTGTAA
- the cdk10 gene encoding cyclin-dependent kinase 10 isoform X3, protein MDKEKDGIPISSLREITLLLKLRHPNIVELKEVVVGSHLESLFLVMSYCEQDLASLLENMPTPFSEAQVKCIALQLLRGLDHLHLNFILHRDLKVSNLLMTDKGCVKIADFGLARCYGIPLQPMTPRVVTLWYRAPELLLGTKTQTTALDMWAVGCILAELLAHKPLLPGGSEIQQVDLIVQLLGTPNENIWPGFTRLPLVGQYSLRKQPYNNLKNKFTWLSDAGLRLLNLLFMYNPLRRATAKDCLESSYFKEKPLPCEADLMPTFPHHRNKRAAPAVESQSKRNKV, encoded by the exons ATGGACAAGGAAAAGGATG GGATCCCTATCAGTAGTCTGAGAGAGATTACCCTGTTGCTCAAACTCAGACACCCCAACATAGTGGAGTTAAAGGAGGTGGTGGTGGGAAGTCACCTGGAGAG tCTCTTCCTAGTTATGAGTTACTGTGAGCAGGACCTGGCCAGTCTGCTGGAAAACATGCCAACACCGTTCTCAGAGGCACAG GTGAAGTGTATAGCTCTGCAGCTGCTGAGAGGTCTGGATCATCTTCACCTCAACTTTATTCTGCACAG GGATCTGAAGGTGTCCAATCTGCTGATGACAGACAAAGGCTGTGTAAAGATTG CTGACTTTGGCTTGGCACGTTGCTACGGTATCCCCCTACAGCCTATGACGCCCCGGGTGGTGACATTGTG GTACAGAGCCCCAGAGCTCCTCCTAGGGACCAAGACTCAGACCACAGCCTTAGACATGTG GGCGGTGGGCTGCATCCTGGCTGAGCTGCTTGCACATAAACCTCTGCTGCCAGGAGGTTCTGAGATCCAACAAGTGGACCTCATAGTGCAACTGTTGGGTACCCCTAATGAAAACATCTGGCCG GGCTTCACTCGTCTTCCCCTAGTTGGACAGTACAGTTTGAGGAAACAACCATACAACAATTTGAAGAATAAGTTCACCTGGTTGTCTGATGCAGGGCTGCGTTTACTCAACCTTCTCTTCATGTACAATCCTCTACGCAG GGCCACAGCTAAGGACTGCTTGGAGAGTTCCTACTTTAAGGAGAAACCTTTGC CTTGTGAGGCTGACCTGATGCCAACCTTCCCTCATCATCGCAATAAAAGGGCAGCCCCAGCTGTAGAGAGCCAATCGAAACGCAATAAAGTGTAA
- the LOC139539809 gene encoding charged multivesicular body protein 1a, with translation MDDTLFQLKFTAKQLEKLAKKAEKDSKSEQAKVKKALQQKNVEVARVYAENAIRKKNEGLNCLRMASRVDAVASKVQTAVTMKAVTKNMTQVTKALDKALGSMDLQKVSAVMDKFETQVQNLDVHTSVMEDSMSSATTLTTPQDQVDDLIVQIAEESGLEVMDQLSQLPAGATSLGESSSRSQQEKEDQLSRRLAALRN, from the exons ATGGATG acACACTCTTCCAACTGAAG TTTACAGCAAAACAGCTCGAAAAACTTGCCAAAAAGGCAGAGAAAGATTCAAAATCCGAGCAAGCCAAAGTTAAAAAG GCTCTTCAGCAGAAGAATGTGGAAGTTGCCAGAGTATATGCAGAGAATGCCATCCGTAAGAAGAACGAGGGCCTTAATTGTCTGCGCATGGCATCCCGTGTTGATGCTGTTGCCTCCAAGGTCCAGACTGCTGTCACTATGAAAGCG GTCACAAAGAATATGACGCAGGTCACCAAGGCACTGGACAAAGCGCTGGGTTCCATGGACCTGCAGAAGGTGTCTGCTGTTATGGACAAGTTTGAGACGCAGGTCCAGAACCTGGATGTTCACACCTCG GTGATGGAGGACTCTATGAGCTCGGCCACCACACTGACCACGCCCCAGGACCAGGTGGATGACCTCATCGTCCAGATAGCAGAAGAGAGTGGTCTGGAGGTGATGGACCAGCTCAGCCAGCTGCCTGCAGGAGCCACCTCATTGGGAGAGAGCTCCTCCCGCTCACAGCAGGAGAAGGAGGACCAGCTGTCTCGCAG GTTGGCTGCTTTGCGGAACTGA
- the LOC139539810 gene encoding P3 protein-like, which translates to MRTLFAFCCLFLITRGTDPPTEGRSLTDNNNMNVTADSNRRYIQIGDGTSQEFEFPENTKGVIVISSQYRSAVSTKGRESWKQTVNVSSLDSEVLSILNVSDSHAGPVKSFIISIRSGLPGRAQLLIQLLELDQDSFPVVIEERTDYCIRVAPGRDDPAARLIQSGVLSHFSENPVLFALLPLIFINKCAFGCKVEVEVLRGLLRKPVPLLLGVAGQFLVMPLYAYGLSRLGSLPKALSLGLVITCSAPGGGGGYLYSLLLGGDVTLAISMTLVSTVVAAAAMPLSSALYGRLLGVHAALHVPFIKILGTLLFIAIPISLGMLVKLRLPKLTRVLLALIRPFSFVLIVGGIFMAYQMGASILANVRPQIVVAGVTVPLFGLLLGFGMGKLAGLAVPQRKTVSIEVGVQNSLLALAVMQLSFQRAEADFASQAPFIVALSSTSEMLLIVLGHFTHRKFCTPTTRTET; encoded by the coding sequence ATGAGGACGCTTTTTGCATTCTGTTGTCTCTTCTTGATAACGAGAGGAACAGATCCGCCAACGGAGGGCAGGTCCCTGacagacaacaacaacatgaaCGTGACGGCCGACAGTAACAGAAGGTATATACAAATCGGGGACGGGACCTCCCAAGAATTTGAGTTTCCCGAAAACACTAAGGGCGTGATTGTAATCTCCAGTCAATACCGAAGCGCCGTAAGTACGAAGGGCCGCGAGAGCTGGAAGCAGACGGTCAATGTAAGCTCCTTGGACTCGGAGGTTCTTTCCATCCTGAATGTAAGTGACAGTCATGCGGGGCCCGTGAAGAGTTTCATTATCAGCATAAGGTCTGGGTTGCCGGGTCGGGCACAACTGCTCATCCAGCTATTGGAGTTGGACCAGGATTCTTTCCCTGTTGTAATTGAAGAAAGGACAGATTACTGCATCAGGGTGGCGCCTGGCAGGGATGACCCAGCTGCCCGGCTCATACAGTCAGGCGTGCTGTCCCACTTTTCTGAGAACCCTGTCCTATTTGCCTTGCTGCCGCTCATCTTCATCAACAAGTGTGCCTTCGGGTgcaaggtagaggtagaggtgctGAGGGGTCTCCTGCGGAAGCCTGTGCCTCTCCTCTTGGGGGTCGCAGGGCAGTTCCTGGTCATGCCACTGTACGCCTATGGTCTGTccaggctgggctccctgccaaAGGCCCTCTCCCTGGGCCTGGTCATCACATGCTCTGCCCCAGGCGGCGGCGGAGGCTACCTCTACAGCCTGCTACTGGGCGGGGACGTCACCCTGGCCATCTCCATGACCCTGGTGTCCACAGTTGTAGCTGCAGCAGCCATGCCCCTGTCCTCTGCCCTGTACGGCAGGCTACTGGGTGTCCACGCTGCCCTCCACGTGCCCTTTATCAAGATCCTGGGCACCCTTCTCTTCATTGCCATCCCCATCTCCCTGGGCATGCTGGTGAAGCTACGTCTGCCCAAACTGACCCGCGTACTGCTTGCACTGATCCGGCCCTTCAGCTTCGTGCTCATCGTGGGTGGCATCTTCATGGCCTACCAGATGGGGGCGTCTATCCTGGCCAACGTGAGACCTCAGATAGTGGTCGCGGGGGTGACCGTGCCCCTGTTTGGGCTGCTGCTAGGGTTTGGGATGGGGAAGCTGGCAGGACTAGCAGTGCCACAGAGGAAGACGGTCAGTATTGAGGTGGGGGTGCAGAACAGCCTCCTGGCGCTGGCGGTTATGCAGCTGTCGTTCCAGCGGGCGGAGGCTGACTTTGCGTCCCAAGCGCCCTTCATAGTGGCGCTCAGCAGCACCTCTGAGATGCTCCTCATCGTCCTCGGTCACTTTACCCATCGGAAGTTCTGTACCCCCACCACCCGGACTGAAACCTGA